CTGGCCGATCCTGTGCCTGATCCAGATTGCGGGAACCAGCGAGGAGGCCATCATCGACCCGATGGCCGACGGCATCGACCTGGCTCCGTTCCATCAGTTGATGGCGAATGAGGCGGTGCTGAAAGTGTTCCATGCCGCCCGGCAGGATGTCGAGATTTTCGTTGAGGCAACCGGCGCCACGCCGACACCGATCTTCGATACGCAGATTGCCGCGATGGTGTGTGGGTTCGGCGACCAGGTCGGATATGAGGCACTGGTCCGCAAGCTGGCCAGCCAGCAGGTCGACAAGTCTTCCCGGTTCACCGACTGGGCCCGCCGGCCGCTGACCGACAAGCAGCTTGCCTATGCGCTGTCCGACGTCACCCATCTCCGGGTGGTCTATGAAAAGCTGCACGACATGCTGGCCGAAAACGGCCGCACGCCCTGGCTGGCGGAAGAAATGGCGGTCATTGCATCTGCCGATACATACATTTCCAGACCGGACGATGCGTGGAAGCGGCTGAAATTCCGCCCGCGCAATCCCAAGCAGATGGGAATTGCCGTTGCCCTGGCGAAGTGGCGTGAAGAGCGTGCGCAATTCAAGAACATGCCCAGAAACCGCATCATCAAGGACGATGCAATTTCTGAACTGGCAACACAGGCGCCGCGCAACAAGGCCGGGCTGGCGAAACTGCGCGCTCTGCCGCGCGGGCTGGCGGATGGCGGGCTGGGAGACGAAATCCTGCGCGCCATCGAGGCAGGCCTTGCCATGTCGAAGGACAAACTTCCACGAATTGAACCGTCGAGAGGCCCGCAGCCGGAAGGTGCATCAGCCATTGCCGATGTATTGAAACTGGGCCTGAAAGTGGTCTGCGAGCGCGAAAACATCGCCCCGCGCCTGATTGCCAACGCGGCCGATATCGAGGAATTCGCCGGCAATGGCGGGGATCACCTGCAGATGATGCGCGGCTGGCGGCATGAGCTGTTTGGCGAAGTCGCACAAGGCTTGAAAACCGGCAAGCTGGCGATTGGCATTCGCGACGGCAAACCGGACATTTTCAGCGCTTAGAGCGGCATGGGTTCAGCTGAACTCATTTAGTTTCTCTAACATCTTATAAACAATCAGCTTTATGGCTTTTGATTGATTCAGTCAAACGCCATACGGATCTAGACAAGCACAAGCTTGATCAGATAAGCGATGCTGCCGACGACGGCCACACCGGCCAGCCAGTAAGCGACGAACCACATCAGTTTGCCGGCAGAAGACGCCATCAGTGGTAGCCCTCGTCCGGATCGATCTTGCCGCGAAATACCCAATATGAATAAGCCGTATAGGCGAGGATCAGCGGCAACAGCAAAGCGGCACCCACGAGGGTGAAGGCCA
The Anderseniella sp. Alg231-50 DNA segment above includes these coding regions:
- the rnd gene encoding ribonuclease D yields the protein MQIITTTDDLARLCKTLSSDAYVTVDTEFMREHTFWPILCLIQIAGTSEEAIIDPMADGIDLAPFHQLMANEAVLKVFHAARQDVEIFVEATGATPTPIFDTQIAAMVCGFGDQVGYEALVRKLASQQVDKSSRFTDWARRPLTDKQLAYALSDVTHLRVVYEKLHDMLAENGRTPWLAEEMAVIASADTYISRPDDAWKRLKFRPRNPKQMGIAVALAKWREERAQFKNMPRNRIIKDDAISELATQAPRNKAGLAKLRALPRGLADGGLGDEILRAIEAGLAMSKDKLPRIEPSRGPQPEGASAIADVLKLGLKVVCERENIAPRLIANAADIEEFAGNGGDHLQMMRGWRHELFGEVAQGLKTGKLAIGIRDGKPDIFSA